The DNA window CGCACCGCAGAATTGTTGAATACATTGGCGGGAAAACATGCCATTGTTGTGGTTGAACATGATATGGCATTCGTGCGTTCTATTGCGAAAACGGTCACGGTGTTACATGAAGGGCATGTCTTAGCGGAAGGTAATATGGCGGATATTCAAGCAGACCCTCGTGTTATTGAAGTTTATCTCGGCGAATAATTTACTTTAAATTCGGTAGAATAATACGGCGTGAGCAATAACACTTATTTTAATGCGTTAAATATTTTCCTTTTTTATTAAGAATATGGAGAGAGAAGCACAATGAAAAAAAGACATCTCGTTGCTTTATTATGCGCCTTAGGAACAACATTACTGACCAATGCGTATGCAGCCGATAGCACGATTAGCACCGCCTGCCAGCAAACCAGCGCGCCGATTTACGATAATAATCTGCAAATTTTATCCTTGCCGTGTTTTGTCAATAACCAAGATGGGCAGACTTATACCGCTGTTTTGCAACTCAAGCCCAGTACCAGCGGATTTGAATTTAAGTTGCTCCATGTAGAACCGACCGCCCCCGCAACAGGGAGTACGCCATTACCTGCGGATTTACCCTTACTTTACGGCGATTTGTTTGTACAAACTGAACTTTATTTCGGTTTATCGATTCCGACGGGTGGCACAGTTTCCGAAGAGCAATGGAGTCAATTTGTTAATGAGTATGTTACCCCTGCTTTTCCCGATGGCTTAACCATGATTAATGGCAATGGGCAATATTTAATGTCTAACGGCGAAATTGCGCATGAAGGCTCAAAAGTATTAATTTTGTTACATCAAAATTCTGCTGAAAACAGTGCCAAAATTGAAGCTATTCGCACAAAGTATAAAGCGTTATTTGCACAAGAATCTGTCATGCGCGTAACCACATTGACGGGTGTATCTTTCTAAAATGTAATTGTTTTATAAGATAAATGTGTTTTAATTAATACACATTTATCTTTAACTATTTATTCGGAGTTAGCGTGTAATGACAAGCACAGAAACAACCAATACAGAACGCTTTGACCCGCAAGTACACATTCATATTAAATTGAGTTATCAAGAGCGATTGGCATTAAAAGAACTGGCAACTGCGCAAGGAATCAGTGTAGAAACGTTGTTACAACAACAGATTAAACAATTAATTACGCCAAAAAATCCCGCTATTTAATTCACTAACTTCGCGCGCCTAATGCTATGCA is part of the Beggiatoa alba B18LD genome and encodes:
- a CDS encoding DUF3574 domain-containing protein, producing MKKRHLVALLCALGTTLLTNAYAADSTISTACQQTSAPIYDNNLQILSLPCFVNNQDGQTYTAVLQLKPSTSGFEFKLLHVEPTAPATGSTPLPADLPLLYGDLFVQTELYFGLSIPTGGTVSEEQWSQFVNEYVTPAFPDGLTMINGNGQYLMSNGEIAHEGSKVLILLHQNSAENSAKIEAIRTKYKALFAQESVMRVTTLTGVSF